The Paraburkholderia azotifigens nucleotide sequence CGGTGGGCACCATGGGCGGCCTTTCGGCTGTGATCGGTGAAGGGCGCCGCGCCATCACCGTGCGCGTGAACGACGTGATCGGCGTCGCGGGCTTCGCGCTGCCAGGCAACTACGTCGACATCATCGTCAGCACGCAGCAGGACAAAGGCAGCGACAAGGGTTCGAACAAGGACGAGAGCATTTCGAAGATCGTGCTCGAGAAGATCCTCGTGCTCGCCGTCGCCCAGGAAGTCGGCCGCGACGAGACCAAGCCGAAAGTGGTCAATGCCGTCACGCTCGAAGTCACGCCTGAACAGGCAGAGAAGCTCGATCTGGCGCGCAGTGTGGGGACGTTGTCGCTCGTGCTGCGCAACCAGGTCGACACGGCAACGCTGCCGACTGCCGGCGCGACCAAGTTCACGCTGCTCGGCACGCAAGCCCCAGTGGCTGCCTCGGCG carries:
- the cpaB gene encoding Flp pilus assembly protein CpaB; its protein translation is MKNIRALVMLLVAAVAGLGAVAMASRWLMDRSSGMTAKVAVAAVDINLGQRLNTEFIKMVDWPSGSVPPGAFTDVQTLDGRVMKNSVLRGEPILEGKLSPVGTMGGLSAVIGEGRRAITVRVNDVIGVAGFALPGNYVDIIVSTQQDKGSDKGSNKDESISKIVLEKILVLAVAQEVGRDETKPKVVNAVTLEVTPEQAEKLDLARSVGTLSLVLRNQVDTATLPTAGATKFTLLGTQAPVAASAPAAAPARPVRTHYAARPAAPRDCIGVLSGVLGSLECF